A genomic window from Fusarium oxysporum Fo47 chromosome VIII, complete sequence includes:
- a CDS encoding FAD dependent oxidoreductase superfamily, protein MAISNGNTPRTAGTPKCMPVPDPAPCFWQQQQPQDVTELRDHRSSEQLLDYSDIVIIGAGFAGLSTAHHLVRDAGATSICILEARGICSGATGRNGGHCRPDLYGHIPTYIDRAGERAGAEIAEFEIANLRAIKKIIDEEKIDCDFTLTRSIDVWCNEDSAKKAEAVYQSMVSHNFEYMDDVVFYTGDKVEGICGVKGAVACASFTAGTMWPFKFLMHLTRQLLTAGVNVQAHTPVTSVTPDPSGDGSFIVETPRGKIRAGKVIHANNAYVSALLPEYSKNIIPCKGICCRITVPEGTTAPLLNNSYITRTKDNTLSYFIPRHDGSIIVGGAASVFRPFKEQWYDNVDDSVLIDSAKDYYEDYMQRTYRGWEDTGAKVSNIWTGVMGYSYDSNPHIGKVPSKDGQFIVAGFNGHGMPVIWLAAKELARMVSQGTQFEETKLPRLFQTSQFRIDRAQSGKEEDGDIIGTGNFTTTKP, encoded by the exons ATGGCCATCTCAAATGGTAACACACCTCGCACCGCCGGTACGCCCAAATGCATGCCCGTGCCGGACCCAGCGCCATGCTTCtggcaacaacagcagccacAGGATGTGACTGAGCTCCGCGACCACCGCTCTTCAGAGCAGCTACTTGACTACAGcgacatcgtcatcatcggcgcTGGATTCGCAGGACTCAGCACAGCGCACCACCTCGTCCGCGATGCCGGCGCCACGTCTATCTGCATCCTCGAGGCCAGGGGTATCTGCTCTGGCGCCACTGGCCGCAACGGCGGACACTGTAGGCCAGACCTCTACGGCCATATTCCCACCTACATAGATCGAGCCGGCGAGCGCGCTGGCGCTGAGATTGCCGAGTTTGAGATTGCCAACCTGCGcgccatcaagaagatcattgatgaagagaagatcgaTTGCGACTTCACTCTTACCCGATCCATTGATGTCTGGTGCAACGAGGACTCAGCCAAGAAAGCAGAGGCCGTCTACCAGTCAATGGTGTCTCACAACTTTGAGTATATGGATGATGTTGTGTTTTATACAGGCGACAAAGTAGAAGGC ATCTGCGGTGTTAAAGGCGCTGTTGCATGCGCAAGCTTCACGGCCGGGACCATGTGGCCCTTCAAATTCTTGATGCACCTCACAAGACAACTCCTCACCGCAGGCGTCAACGTCCAGGCACATACACCTGTCACCTCCGTGACGCCAGACCCCTCGGGTGACGGCTCGTTCATCGTCGAAACGCCTCGTGGCAAGATACGAGCAGGCAAGGTCATCCACGCTAACAATGCCTATGTCTCAGCGCTTCTCCCGGAATACAGCAAAAACATCATCCCCTGTAAGGGTATTTGCTGTCGTATCACCGTCCCAGAGGGAACCACGGCGCCGCTATTAAACAACTCATACATCACGCGCACCAAGGATAACACACTCTCGTACTTTATCCCTCGACACGATGGTAGCATCATCGTAGGTGGTGCTGCATCTGTTTTCCGGCCTTTCAAGGAACAGTGGTATGACAACGTGGACGACAGTGTCCTTATCGACTCTGCAAAGGACTACTACGAAGACTACATGCAGCGAACCTACCGGGGCTGGGAAGATACTGGTGCCAAAGTGAGCAATATCTGGACCGGCGTCATGGGTTACTCATATGACTCAAATCCACACATTGGTAAAGTTCCCAGCAAGGATGGGCAATTCATCGTTGCTGGGTTTAATGGACACGGCATGCCTGTCATCTGGTTGGCAGCCAAAGAGCTGGCTCGGATGGTATCCCAAGGGACTCAATTTGAGGAGACGAAACTCCCCCGCTTGTTCCAGACAAGCCAGTTCCGCATTGACCGGGCACAGAGTGGtaaggaggaggatggtgaTATTATAGGCACTGGCAATTTTACTACTACAAAGCCATAG
- a CDS encoding amino acid permease/ SLC12A domain-containing protein has protein sequence MPSEKELCGPATDTRRDSDVENIAGTVVESNELRQGLHQRHIQMIALAGTIGTGLFLSSGRAIAYAGPLGAFLAYLIIGLAVSSVVCGVGEMGALAPLSGGVIRYAELFCDPALAFANGWNQVYSYMVSIPAEIVAAAVIIEYWVTINSAIWITVLGIPMIVSSLLAVRIYGELEFGFSIIKIMLIVGVNIMALVITCGGGPKGEAIGFEYWKSPYGPMVQYLGIAGSLGRFLGFWKTLNNALYAYSGIENITLAAAETRNPRQSIPMAARRILIRIALFYVVTIFMIGLVVPSTDKKLVPWTGDASMSPFVIAAQNAGIKVVPSIVNAVVLTSAWSAGNSNMLGGSRILYGMASQGQAPSIFLRINRFGIPYVAVSLYGLFMALGYMTLSDSASTVFTWLQDLVSISTLVNWITICIVYLRFVYACNRQGINRQKELPWAAPFQPYTTYASLVLFVLLFFTGGFTTFIHGQWEIESFISNYFNLPFTLIMYFGYKLWFKTKVIPLEDVELRHLIDRYENEPRVEPKPRRGLARLNFLWS, from the coding sequence ATGCCTTCGGAAAAGGAACTCTGTGGCCCTGCAACTGACACGCGGCGGGACAGCGATGTCGAGAATATAGCTGGAACGGTCGTGGAGTCTAACGAGCTCAGGCAGGGTCTACATCAACGACACATTCAGATGATTGCCCTGGCAGGCACAATCGGCACTGGTCTGTTCCTGAGCTCCGGGCGAGCCATTGCCTATGCTGGTCCACTCGGTGCGTTCCTGGCGTATCTGATCATTGGCTTGGCTGTTTCGAGTGTCGTCTGCGGCGTTGGCGAGATGGGTGCTCTGGCGCCTCTCAGTGGTGGTGTCATTCGCTACGCCGAGCTCTTCTGCGACCCTGCTCTTGCATTTGCCAACGGATGGAATCAAGTCTACTCGTACATGGTCTCCATCCCCGCCGAGATTGTCGCGGCGGCCGTCATCATCGAGTACTGggtcaccatcaacagcGCCATCTGGATCACCGTGCTCGGCATTCCCATGATTGTCAGTTCACTACTGGCCGTGCGCATCTACGGTGAGCTCGAGTTTGGCTTCTCCATAATCAAGATCATGCTCATTGTTGGCGTCAACATCATGGCTCTGGTCATTACCTGTGGTGGCGGTCCAAAAGGTGAGGCCATCGGCTTCGAGTACTGGAAAAGCCCCTACGGGCCCATGGTTCAGTACCTCGGCATCGCTGGGTCTCTTGGCCGGTTCTTGGGCTTCTGGAAGACGCTGAACAATGCGCTTTACGCCTACTCGGGCATAGAGAACATCACGCTGGCGGCTGCAGAGACGAGGAACCCTCGTCAGTCTATCCCCATGGCTGCCCGACGTATCTTGATCCGCATCGCCCTCTTCTACGTCGTGACCATCTTCATGATTGGCTTGGTCGTCCCGTCTACGGACAAGAAGCTAGTACCATGGACGGGAGACGCTTCCATGTCGCCGTTTGTCATTGCTGCCCAAAACGCAGGCATCAAGGTTGTGCCGTCCATCGTCAACGCTGTCGTGCTCACTTCGGCCTGGTCAGCGGGTAACTCCAACATGCTTGGCGGTTCCAGAATCCTATACGGAATGGCatctcaaggccaagcccCGTCCATTTTCCTGCGTATTAACAGATTCGGTATTCCCTATGTCGCTGTTTCCCTCTATGGCCTGTTCATGGCCCTGGGATACATGACCCTGTCCGACTCGGCTAGCACAGTCTTCACCTGGCTGCAGGATCTCGTCTCCATCTCTACCCTGGTCAACTGGATCACCATCTGCATTGTCTATTTGCGATTCGTCTACGCCTGCAATAGGCAAGGAATCAATCGCCAGAAGGAACTCCCTTGGGCCGCTCCTTTCCAGCCCTATACGACCTACGcctctcttgtcttgtttgTTCTGCTTTTCTTCACTGGCGGCTTCACGACCTTTATCCATGGGCAATGGGAGATAGAGTCGTTCATTTCAAATTACTTCAATTTGCCCTTCACTCTTATCATGTATTTCGGCTATAAGCTCTGgttcaagaccaaggtcaTTCCATTGGAAGACGTTGAACTTCGTCATTTAATCGATCGTTATGAGAATGAGCCAAGGGTGGAGCCAAAGCCTCGGCGC